GGGGCCGGTAGCGGAGCAGAGGGGGCGCAGGTCGTCCTCCGGGGCGAGGAAACAACCGTCGCCGAACCGCCTGCCAGCAGCGGTAACGCCACCGGGACCCGTACGCTCGCCCGGTCGAACGATACCGGTCTTGCCCTCCCCGGCGCACCACCGATCGCCGCAGTCACAGATGCGCAGTTCGATGCCTTGAGCGGCCGTGTTGCCACCCTCGAAGGCCGGGTCGACCAGCTCGATTTCCAGCTGCAGGAGCTCGACGAGTTCACCCGCGGCGGCATCGCGGCGGCGATGGCTTTCGGCGGCACCATGATCGTGCCGGACTCCAATGTCTCGGTCAGCCTCAATGCCTCCACTTTCGGCGGCGAGCAGGGCTTCTCCGGCGCGGTCAGCGCACGCATTTCGCCGCGCATCTACGTCTCCGCCGGCGTTGCCGGATCCACCGCCGACGATACCACCGGCGGACGGGTGGGCGTCGCCTTCGGGTTCTGATCGGTCCCGACCCCGGGGCGGCGCGTTGTGCCGTCCCGGGGCCCCCGACAATCGAATTTTGGATCCACCGATACCGATACTGGGGAGCTTTGCTTAACCGATTGGGTTGCTCGCCTGCGGTTTGCTGACGTGTCCGCGGCGCGGACCCGCTTCCATCGCGCGAGGATGCGCGGCGACAGCTAACCGTGCGTGCTGGCCGCCTGCCAGTCGGCAATGGCGTCGATCGGGAACAGCAGCATGACGATGGTGAGCACGAGGCCGTCGCGCACCACCAGGCTGACCACCAGTTCTGCAATCACCGCCAGCG
This Qipengyuania sp. JC766 DNA region includes the following protein-coding sequences:
- a CDS encoding YadA-like family protein; translation: GAGSGAEGAQVVLRGEETTVAEPPASSGNATGTRTLARSNDTGLALPGAPPIAAVTDAQFDALSGRVATLEGRVDQLDFQLQELDEFTRGGIAAAMAFGGTMIVPDSNVSVSLNASTFGGEQGFSGAVSARISPRIYVSAGVAGSTADDTTGGRVGVAFGF